One Methylocapsa sp. D3K7 DNA window includes the following coding sequences:
- a CDS encoding P-II family nitrogen regulator — MKKIEAIIKPFKLDEVKEALREAGVSGITVTEVKGFGRQKGHTELYRGAEYIVDFLPKVKIEVVVSEASANLAADAIRKAAQTGRIGDGKIFISEVENAIRIRTGETGTDAI; from the coding sequence ATGAAGAAAATCGAGGCGATTATCAAGCCTTTCAAGCTCGATGAAGTGAAGGAAGCGCTCCGCGAAGCGGGCGTCTCCGGGATTACGGTCACTGAAGTCAAGGGCTTTGGCCGCCAAAAAGGCCACACGGAACTTTACCGGGGAGCGGAATACATCGTCGATTTCCTGCCCAAGGTAAAAATCGAAGTCGTGGTCTCCGAAGCCAGTGCCAATCTTGCCGCTGATGCCATCCGAAAAGCCGCGCAGACGGGCCGGATTGGCGATGGAAAAATCTTTATCTCCGAGGTCGAGAACGCCATCCGCATAAGGACCGGGGAAACCGGAACGGATGCGATTTGA
- a CDS encoding SAM-dependent methyltransferase, giving the protein MAAIENVTGTAFVVAEFRAEEAAEAKPLYEDKIVPVFLNEDTKRAAARIAETIPAVKKMVRIRTRYLDDRLDAQLRDGCKQVVILGAGLDTRAIRKQAPDVVYFEIDDETTLSFKKATLAENRLTADVSFIYGNYVTDDFIRLLISNGFDGSRPAHFIWEGNTMYLTADSIRQVMADIVRHVPQFTLSFDYFKEDVINEATGDAAATLITERFAAMGAPWRTGIGDIQRLADEAAMRLVDNVATAELHRAYWPGKALETAIFDYYFLCTLQSPAR; this is encoded by the coding sequence ATGGCCGCGATCGAAAATGTCACCGGAACAGCATTCGTCGTGGCGGAATTCCGGGCCGAGGAGGCTGCCGAAGCCAAGCCCCTCTATGAAGACAAAATTGTCCCGGTGTTTCTCAACGAGGACACAAAGCGCGCGGCGGCCCGTATTGCCGAGACCATTCCCGCCGTCAAGAAAATGGTCAGGATTAGAACGCGCTATCTCGATGACCGGCTGGACGCTCAACTGCGGGATGGTTGCAAGCAAGTGGTGATCCTTGGCGCGGGCCTCGACACGCGCGCGATCAGAAAACAAGCGCCGGACGTCGTTTATTTCGAAATCGATGACGAAACGACGCTCAGCTTCAAGAAAGCCACGCTTGCGGAAAACCGGCTGACTGCTGATGTGTCATTCATTTACGGCAACTATGTCACGGATGATTTCATCCGTTTGCTCATATCGAATGGATTCGATGGCTCCCGGCCCGCCCATTTCATTTGGGAAGGCAACACGATGTATTTGACAGCCGATTCCATCAGGCAGGTAATGGCGGATATCGTGCGGCATGTTCCCCAATTCACGCTTTCTTTTGATTATTTCAAGGAAGACGTGATCAACGAGGCCACCGGCGATGCCGCCGCGACGCTCATCACCGAACGCTTCGCCGCCATGGGCGCTCCGTGGCGCACGGGTATCGGTGATATTCAACGGCTCGCCGATGAAGCCGCCATGCGGCTCGTCGACAATGTCGCGACCGCCGAACTCCATCGTGCCTATTGGCCAGGTAAAGCATTGGAGACAGCGATTTTCGATTATTATTTTTTATGCACGTTGCAATCGCCAGCGCGGTGA
- the glnA gene encoding type I glutamate--ammonia ligase: MKTAKDVLKYIKDHDVKYADFRFTDPRGKWQHVTFDISLIEEETFTEGQMFDGSSIAGWKAINESDMNLMPDPTTAVLDPFFAAPTLSIVCDVLEPTTGAPYNRDPRGIAKKAEAYAVSTGIGDSTYFGPEAEFFVFDDVRFSTDPYNTGFTLDSTELPSNTGTAYEGGNLGHRIRTKGGYFPVPPQDSAQDMRGEMLAAMAQMGAKVEKHHHEVASAQHELGLKFGPLTMMADHLQIYKYCIHQVAHSYGKTATFMPKPVYGDNGSGMHVHQSIWKAGKPVFAGNKYADLSQECLYYIGGIIKHARTLNAFTNPSTNSYKRLVPGYEAPVLLAYSARNRSASCRIPYTSNPKAKRVEVRFPDPMANPYLAFSAMLMAGLDGILNKTDPGQAMDKDLYDLPPKELKKIPTVCGSLREALSNLDKDRNFLKAGGVFDDDFIDSYIELKMTEVMRFEMTPHPVEFDMYYSL; the protein is encoded by the coding sequence ATGAAGACCGCGAAGGATGTCCTTAAATACATCAAGGATCATGACGTGAAATATGCCGACTTCCGCTTTACCGATCCGCGCGGCAAGTGGCAGCACGTAACTTTCGATATTTCGCTGATCGAAGAGGAAACATTCACCGAGGGTCAAATGTTCGATGGTTCCTCGATCGCTGGCTGGAAGGCGATCAATGAATCCGACATGAATTTGATGCCTGATCCAACTACGGCCGTACTTGATCCCTTTTTCGCGGCGCCCACTCTCTCGATCGTCTGTGATGTCCTCGAGCCCACAACGGGCGCGCCCTACAACCGCGATCCGCGCGGCATTGCCAAGAAAGCGGAAGCCTACGCGGTCTCCACAGGCATCGGCGACTCCACCTATTTTGGTCCCGAGGCCGAGTTTTTCGTCTTTGACGACGTCCGCTTTAGCACCGACCCTTACAACACCGGCTTCACTCTCGATTCGACGGAACTGCCATCTAACACCGGCACGGCTTACGAGGGTGGCAATCTCGGTCACCGGATCCGGACGAAGGGCGGCTATTTCCCAGTGCCGCCACAGGATTCGGCGCAGGACATGCGCGGCGAAATGCTGGCCGCCATGGCGCAAATGGGCGCCAAGGTCGAAAAGCATCATCATGAGGTGGCCTCTGCGCAGCATGAGCTGGGCTTGAAATTCGGGCCGCTGACGATGATGGCGGATCATCTACAGATCTACAAATATTGCATCCATCAAGTGGCGCACAGCTATGGCAAGACAGCGACCTTCATGCCAAAGCCGGTGTACGGCGACAATGGTTCCGGGATGCATGTCCATCAATCGATCTGGAAAGCCGGCAAGCCGGTTTTCGCTGGCAACAAATACGCCGATTTGAGCCAGGAATGCCTCTATTATATTGGCGGCATCATCAAACATGCCCGCACCCTAAACGCCTTCACCAATCCCTCAACAAATTCCTACAAGCGGCTGGTGCCCGGTTATGAAGCTCCGGTCCTGCTCGCCTATTCGGCTCGCAACCGCTCGGCGTCCTGCCGGATTCCTTATACGTCCAATCCCAAGGCGAAGCGCGTCGAGGTGCGGTTTCCCGATCCGATGGCAAACCCCTATCTTGCTTTCTCCGCCATGCTGATGGCCGGGCTCGATGGAATCCTGAACAAAACCGATCCGGGCCAGGCGATGGACAAGGATCTTTATGATCTGCCGCCGAAAGAATTGAAGAAAATCCCGACGGTCTGCGGTTCGCTGCGCGAGGCCCTTTCCAATCTCGACAAGGATCGCAATTTCCTCAAGGCGGGAGGGGTCTTCGATGATGATTTCATCGACAGTTATATCGAACTCAAAATGACCGAGGTGATGCGCTTCGAGATGACCCCGCATCCGGTCGAATTCGACATGTATTATTCCCTATAA
- a CDS encoding PAS domain S-box protein yields MVTEEKLANILATIDTAVWSIAADTFETLYLNPAAEKIYGRTASAFYADPKLFMSIVHPEDRPRVAKMLPQLIEQGTITLQYRILRPDGEERWLEDKATIAYGEGGRPVRFDGIANDITERKVREAQFQARQERRDEIAHALDLVPAMVRKLNGEILLWGRGLEALYGWREDEATGRCSHELLATEFPVPLSEIQAELLDTGVWHGELVCTRRDGGRVAVASRWALYRRDDGGPISVLEFNADITETRRAQSMLKEREARLRSILETAPDAIVTIDEKGIIQSFSNAAEKLFGYASGEVIGRNIKMLMPAPHRERHDGYVSRYLQTGEKHIIGIGRQVEAQRKDGTIFPMELAVGEVKLAGNHIFTGFIRDLTARIKLEQDLRQAQKMEAIGQLTGGVAHDFNNLLTVISGNLEILERRLTIAEHREILNEAQEASKLGAELTKRLLAFGRRQPLNPKPTDLNALAGGMVELLRRTLGETVEIETRLSGGLPQTMADPGQIENALLNLAINARDAMPEGGQLIIETAVAEVDKDYAAAYADLMPGRYITLAVTDTGSGMTPEVRQRAFEPFYTTKGPGLGSGLGLSMVYGFVKQSGGHVQLYSEPGHGTTVRLYLPQHAGAVRAEAERATASVGPESLGKTVLVVEDDPRVRRVSVRRLKELGYAVIEADSGPAALLVLDREEPIDVLFTDIVMPGGMTGLDLAQEARKRRPELKVLVTSGYAEPAVVKGSPLTADVDWLGKPYSINDLDAKLRELLGG; encoded by the coding sequence ATGGTAACCGAAGAGAAACTTGCAAATATCCTTGCGACCATCGATACCGCCGTATGGTCCATCGCCGCGGATACGTTTGAGACGCTTTACCTTAACCCCGCCGCCGAAAAGATCTATGGCCGAACGGCCAGCGCCTTTTATGCAGACCCAAAGCTCTTCATGAGCATTGTTCACCCGGAAGATCGGCCGCGGGTTGCCAAAATGCTTCCCCAACTGATCGAACAAGGCACCATAACTCTTCAGTACCGCATCCTTCGCCCCGATGGCGAGGAGCGCTGGCTGGAAGACAAAGCAACGATCGCGTATGGCGAGGGTGGCCGGCCGGTGCGATTCGATGGCATTGCTAACGACATCACTGAACGCAAAGTGCGGGAAGCGCAATTCCAAGCAAGGCAGGAGCGTCGCGACGAAATCGCGCATGCCTTGGATCTTGTGCCAGCGATGGTGCGCAAACTCAATGGTGAGATCCTGCTCTGGGGACGAGGTCTTGAGGCGCTTTATGGCTGGCGGGAGGACGAGGCCACGGGGCGCTGCTCCCATGAACTTCTCGCGACGGAGTTTCCGGTTCCATTGTCAGAAATTCAGGCCGAGCTACTAGATACAGGAGTATGGCATGGGGAACTTGTTTGCACGCGGCGCGATGGCGGGCGCGTGGCGGTCGCAAGCCGATGGGCCTTGTACCGGCGTGACGATGGCGGTCCCATATCGGTCCTTGAGTTCAATGCGGACATCACCGAAACCAGACGCGCCCAATCCATGCTCAAGGAACGGGAGGCACGGCTGCGCTCTATTCTCGAGACCGCCCCCGACGCAATCGTCACGATCGACGAGAAGGGGATCATCCAATCCTTCAGCAACGCCGCCGAGAAGCTGTTTGGTTATGCGTCCGGCGAGGTCATTGGGCGCAATATTAAGATGCTCATGCCAGCGCCGCATCGGGAAAGACATGACGGCTACGTGAGCCGGTATCTGCAAACCGGCGAAAAGCATATCATCGGCATCGGCCGTCAAGTGGAGGCACAGCGCAAGGACGGCACAATCTTTCCGATGGAACTCGCGGTCGGCGAGGTGAAACTTGCCGGGAACCACATCTTCACCGGCTTTATCCGGGATCTGACGGCACGCATCAAATTGGAGCAGGACCTCCGCCAAGCTCAGAAGATGGAAGCCATTGGCCAGCTCACCGGCGGTGTCGCCCATGATTTCAACAATCTTCTGACGGTCATCTCCGGCAATCTCGAGATTCTGGAGCGGCGGCTCACGATTGCCGAACATCGCGAAATTCTCAATGAGGCGCAGGAGGCATCGAAGCTTGGCGCCGAGCTTACCAAACGGCTGCTTGCCTTCGGGCGCCGCCAGCCCCTCAACCCAAAGCCGACCGATCTCAATGCTCTTGCTGGTGGCATGGTCGAATTGCTGCGGCGAACACTCGGCGAGACGGTCGAGATCGAGACCCGGCTTTCCGGAGGGCTGCCGCAAACCATGGCCGACCCGGGACAGATCGAAAATGCCCTTCTCAATCTGGCGATCAACGCGCGCGATGCAATGCCGGAAGGCGGACAGCTCATTATTGAGACAGCCGTGGCAGAGGTCGATAAAGACTATGCTGCCGCCTATGCGGATCTCATGCCTGGCAGATATATCACGCTCGCAGTGACGGATACCGGTTCTGGCATGACCCCAGAAGTGCGGCAGCGCGCGTTCGAACCCTTCTATACGACGAAGGGACCTGGTCTGGGCAGCGGGCTTGGCTTAAGTATGGTCTATGGCTTCGTGAAACAATCTGGCGGGCATGTGCAGCTCTACAGTGAACCTGGGCATGGGACGACCGTGCGACTCTACCTGCCGCAGCATGCCGGCGCCGTGAGAGCAGAGGCAGAGAGAGCCACCGCTTCCGTTGGGCCAGAATCCCTAGGGAAGACTGTCCTCGTCGTTGAAGATGATCCGCGTGTGCGCAGGGTCTCCGTGCGCCGTCTGAAAGAGCTTGGCTATGCTGTCATTGAGGCCGATAGCGGTCCTGCTGCATTGCTTGTTCTCGACCGCGAAGAGCCAATCGATGTGCTCTTTACCGACATTGTAATGCCGGGCGGCATGACGGGGCTCGATCTTGCGCAGGAGGCGCGGAAGCGGCGCCCCGAGCTAAAGGTCCTGGTCACCTCTGGCTATGCCGAGCCCGCAGTCGTCAAGGGCAGTCCTCTAACGGCGGATGTGGATTGGCTTGGCAAACCGTACAGCATCAATGACCTCGACGCCAAATTGCGCGAGCTCTTGGGCGGGTGA
- a CDS encoding helix-turn-helix domain-containing protein, protein MYAQAVSSAVAKTNFAGFSLSISQERQGNSHLTAISSLQRKAPGETLFSEGDETNSVYEIVRGMLRLVKLLPDGRRQITGFLSAGNLVGLAPEGIHVYTAEAVTEVTLCRYGRVAFERLIDEAPGFAKRLLAVTSHELRAAQEQMLLLGRKTAMEKVASFLMAIAKQQGVDGTQEVDVPMTRSDIADYLGLTIETVSRTFTKLKQDGLIALPTPNRMEILDRNQLEELAAGDGDTSY, encoded by the coding sequence ATGTACGCACAAGCTGTCTCGAGCGCCGTTGCCAAGACCAACTTCGCGGGCTTTTCCCTCTCCATCAGCCAAGAACGCCAAGGCAACAGCCATCTTACGGCTATCAGTTCGTTGCAGCGGAAGGCGCCGGGAGAGACGCTATTCTCGGAAGGGGATGAGACGAACAGCGTTTATGAGATCGTGCGCGGCATGCTCCGGCTTGTCAAACTCCTCCCGGATGGCCGGCGACAGATCACTGGCTTCCTCTCCGCCGGCAATCTCGTCGGCCTCGCTCCGGAAGGCATCCATGTTTACACTGCGGAGGCCGTGACAGAGGTGACGCTCTGCCGCTATGGGCGGGTGGCCTTCGAACGCCTGATCGACGAGGCACCCGGCTTCGCGAAACGGTTGCTCGCCGTGACATCGCATGAGCTGCGTGCGGCTCAAGAGCAGATGCTGCTTCTTGGCCGGAAGACCGCCATGGAGAAAGTCGCAAGTTTCCTCATGGCGATCGCCAAGCAGCAAGGCGTGGACGGCACGCAGGAAGTGGATGTGCCAATGACGCGGAGCGATATTGCCGACTACCTTGGCCTCACCATCGAAACCGTGTCTCGAACATTTACGAAGTTGAAACAGGATGGGCTCATCGCTCTCCCCACGCCAAATCGCATGGAGATTCTTGACCGCAACCAGCTCGAGGAATTGGCTGCAGGCGATGGCGATACCAGCTACTAA
- a CDS encoding site-specific integrase has protein sequence MPHSSIKLTKRAIDAAPAGTVRRITWDTELRGFGVRVETSGTKTFLIRYRPKGNGRNGPKRFVTIGRYGAMTPEQARNEARSKLGAVARGDDPAEARDQAKGAPTLSHLIERFLAEQVSVKKKASTAALYTHYLKAPVMPTLGSKKAGSVSYGDIAKLHGAIGKTRPVTANRVIATLSGLFSYGAKIGELPPDFNPAKGIEPYKERPRQRYLSTAELARLGGALHEAETIGLAWHADEAKEKAKHSPKPENRYRTLDPYAIAAIRLLLLTGARLREILHTRWDWFDTERGMLLLPDSKTDEKSIYLSSAALSILDALPRIHGNPHIFPGAARNEDCEGKPRADLKKPWAAVTKAAGLPGLRIHDLRHTFASYGAGAHLGLHVIGTLLGHAQPQTTQRYAHLDSDPMHRAVNTIGATISAAMKSNPSTEVLPRNRADGRG, from the coding sequence ATGCCACATTCATCCATTAAACTTACGAAACGAGCGATAGACGCAGCACCTGCCGGAACGGTGCGGCGCATCACTTGGGACACGGAGCTGCGAGGGTTCGGGGTCAGAGTCGAAACCAGCGGCACAAAAACGTTCCTCATCCGCTACCGGCCGAAAGGCAACGGGCGAAACGGTCCTAAGCGGTTCGTGACTATCGGCCGGTATGGGGCGATGACGCCCGAGCAGGCGCGCAACGAGGCTCGCAGCAAACTCGGAGCCGTCGCAAGGGGAGACGATCCGGCCGAGGCGCGCGATCAAGCCAAGGGTGCGCCTACCCTATCGCACCTTATTGAACGATTTCTCGCCGAGCAGGTAAGCGTGAAGAAGAAGGCGAGCACGGCGGCGCTCTACACGCATTATCTTAAAGCGCCGGTCATGCCGACATTAGGGAGCAAGAAAGCCGGCTCGGTCTCGTACGGGGACATCGCGAAGCTGCATGGTGCGATTGGCAAGACAAGACCGGTGACGGCCAACCGCGTTATTGCGACCCTTTCCGGTTTGTTTTCTTATGGCGCAAAGATTGGGGAACTCCCCCCTGACTTCAATCCCGCAAAAGGCATCGAGCCTTACAAAGAGCGGCCCCGCCAGCGCTATCTCAGTACCGCAGAGTTGGCCCGTCTGGGAGGCGCTCTTCATGAGGCTGAGACCATCGGGCTGGCGTGGCATGCCGACGAAGCCAAGGAAAAGGCCAAACATTCGCCAAAGCCGGAAAACCGGTATCGGACGCTCGACCCCTATGCCATCGCCGCGATCCGTCTCTTGCTGCTGACCGGCGCCCGTCTTCGAGAAATTCTGCACACGCGTTGGGACTGGTTCGATACCGAGCGCGGCATGTTGCTCTTGCCCGACTCCAAAACTGACGAAAAATCGATTTATCTCAGTTCTGCCGCCCTCTCGATCCTGGACGCGCTGCCCCGCATCCATGGGAACCCGCATATATTTCCCGGCGCAGCAAGGAACGAGGATTGCGAGGGCAAACCGCGCGCCGATCTGAAGAAACCATGGGCGGCCGTAACAAAAGCCGCGGGGCTGCCAGGTCTGCGAATCCATGATCTCCGGCATACATTCGCGAGCTACGGTGCCGGTGCACATCTGGGCCTCCACGTGATCGGAACCTTACTCGGGCACGCGCAACCACAGACGACGCAAAGATATGCTCACTTGGATTCCGACCCGATGCATCGCGCCGTCAACACGATAGGTGCCACCATCTCAGCCGCGATGAAGAGCAATCCGAGCACCGAGGTTTTGCCGCGGAATCGCGCCGATGGCCGAGGGTAG
- a CDS encoding AI-2E family transporter, with translation MSVEVPEHETTSTANNWEPRNLIHALVLMLATFGGVYICYLLAIPFLSALTWALVLAILFASVHQAIEARLKRPNLSATISVLVVALIIVVPATFVAERLISEAAKGAIVIQAQVEGGAWRRAIDAHPWIAPIDRWIEQQINLPAIFGNVASWLTNTGASFVRGSVVQLLGVVFTFYLLFYFLRDRRIALEALRNLSPLSHAEMDRLFRQIVDTVHATIYGTVVVAGVQGALGGLMFWWLGLPTPLLWGLVMALLAVVPVLGAFMVWIPAAIFLALDGSWGKAIILVSWGALVVGTIDNLLYPMLVGNRLKLHTVPAFISLVGGLALFGPAGIVLGPMAITTTLMLLDVWRTRIAEPKD, from the coding sequence ATGAGCGTCGAAGTACCGGAGCACGAAACCACATCGACCGCAAACAATTGGGAACCGAGGAATCTGATCCACGCACTGGTCCTGATGCTGGCAACTTTTGGCGGGGTCTACATTTGCTACCTGCTGGCCATCCCATTTTTGTCTGCTCTCACCTGGGCGCTCGTGCTGGCGATTTTGTTTGCTTCCGTTCACCAAGCAATCGAGGCCAGATTGAAGAGGCCCAACCTTTCAGCCACGATCTCGGTCCTGGTGGTGGCGCTGATCATCGTCGTGCCGGCGACGTTCGTTGCCGAGCGTCTCATCAGTGAAGCAGCAAAGGGTGCAATTGTCATCCAGGCACAGGTCGAGGGAGGCGCTTGGCGGCGTGCAATCGATGCCCATCCATGGATTGCACCGATCGACCGATGGATTGAACAGCAAATCAATCTTCCCGCGATTTTCGGGAACGTCGCGTCCTGGCTAACAAACACCGGCGCATCGTTTGTTCGCGGGTCGGTGGTTCAACTCCTCGGCGTTGTGTTCACCTTCTACCTGCTCTTCTATTTCCTACGGGACCGTCGTATTGCACTCGAGGCACTGAGAAATCTTTCACCGCTCTCACATGCGGAGATGGACCGACTTTTCCGTCAGATCGTGGATACTGTTCACGCCACGATCTATGGGACCGTGGTTGTTGCTGGCGTGCAGGGCGCTCTGGGCGGTTTGATGTTTTGGTGGCTCGGTCTCCCCACGCCACTGCTTTGGGGGCTTGTCATGGCCTTATTGGCCGTTGTGCCTGTCTTGGGTGCGTTCATGGTTTGGATCCCAGCAGCAATCTTTCTGGCGCTCGACGGCAGCTGGGGGAAGGCCATAATCCTCGTCTCGTGGGGTGCGCTGGTCGTCGGCACTATAGACAACCTCCTGTATCCGATGCTGGTGGGAAACCGCCTGAAGCTGCATACCGTTCCAGCGTTCATTTCTTTGGTCGGCGGTCTGGCGCTGTTTGGCCCGGCCGGTATTGTCCTTGGGCCGATGGCGATCACGACGACCTTGATGCTTCTTGATGTCTGGCGAACACGGATCGCGGAGCCGAAAGATTGA
- a CDS encoding response regulator, translating into MIKSRKTTGEQLLKHPFADADMAAFTARVPVAGVTIPVPATSAVSPRPSRPEDQMPSLLTSPGRSDWRALIVGTDPATLQLCRDALESSGMAVDAVERGIDAIISARKNPPVLIVMDVQLRDVPGYEAIKWLRSIPGLKTTPIIVLSTAADDGAVLALTRTTPSLRKPVSRAAILRMIHDVLPRIAPFPADQDGRRD; encoded by the coding sequence ATGATCAAGTCGCGCAAAACGACGGGAGAACAACTGCTCAAACATCCCTTCGCGGATGCCGATATGGCGGCATTCACGGCGCGAGTGCCGGTCGCTGGGGTCACGATACCTGTACCAGCTACAAGCGCGGTATCACCGCGTCCATCTCGGCCGGAGGATCAAATGCCGTCGCTCTTGACATCCCCTGGCCGCTCAGATTGGCGCGCGCTCATTGTGGGAACGGATCCTGCGACCCTTCAGCTGTGCCGTGATGCTCTGGAGAGTTCGGGGATGGCTGTCGATGCCGTGGAGAGGGGTATCGATGCGATCATTTCCGCGCGCAAAAACCCTCCCGTTCTGATCGTTATGGATGTCCAGCTTCGCGACGTTCCTGGCTACGAGGCAATCAAATGGCTTCGATCCATTCCGGGGCTCAAGACGACGCCGATCATCGTTCTCAGCACGGCGGCTGACGACGGTGCCGTCCTGGCCCTGACCCGCACAACGCCCTCCCTCCGAAAGCCGGTCTCGCGCGCCGCAATCTTGCGAATGATTCACGATGTGCTCCCCCGTATTGCACCGTTCCCGGCGGATCAGGATGGACGCCGAGATTAA
- a CDS encoding response regulator, whose amino-acid sequence MSDQLHVLVVDDEPRIRTLLWRYLADEGFKVSEAGDGVTMRAVLEREVIDLVLLDLMMPGEDGLSLARYIRQRSDIPIIMLTGKGDLIDRVAGLETGADDYITKPFELREVLARIRTVMRRAGPRISAAAVQSEPATGENTSEVLVFEGWRFDLLRRELRRMTGELVPLTAGEFELLCVFARRPNRVLNREQLIDLVKGREWASYDRGVDTQVMRLRKKIESDPGNPCLIKTVRGAGYVFAAAVTLG is encoded by the coding sequence ATGAGTGACCAATTGCATGTGCTGGTCGTCGATGACGAGCCGCGCATCCGGACGCTGCTATGGCGCTATCTCGCCGATGAGGGTTTCAAGGTAAGCGAGGCTGGAGACGGCGTGACAATGCGCGCCGTACTTGAACGCGAGGTGATAGATCTCGTGTTGCTCGATCTGATGATGCCGGGTGAGGACGGGCTTTCCCTTGCCCGCTATATCCGGCAGCGGTCGGACATTCCCATTATCATGTTAACCGGGAAGGGCGATTTGATTGACCGCGTGGCGGGGCTCGAAACAGGGGCGGACGACTACATCACCAAACCCTTCGAACTGCGGGAAGTGCTTGCTCGCATTCGAACTGTCATGCGCAGGGCAGGTCCGCGCATCAGTGCCGCCGCGGTCCAGTCCGAGCCGGCCACCGGCGAGAATACCAGCGAGGTTCTTGTGTTCGAAGGCTGGCGGTTCGATTTGCTGAGGCGCGAACTCCGGCGGATGACGGGCGAACTCGTGCCCCTCACTGCCGGAGAGTTCGAACTTCTATGTGTCTTCGCCCGCCGTCCCAATCGCGTGCTGAACCGGGAACAATTGATCGACCTCGTCAAGGGACGCGAATGGGCCTCCTACGACCGGGGTGTCGATACGCAGGTGATGCGGTTGCGCAAGAAAATCGAGTCTGACCCAGGCAACCCCTGCCTGATCAAGACGGTTCGCGGCGCCGGCTATGTGTTCGCCGCAGCTGTGACTCTTGGTTGA